Genomic segment of Methanoculleus horonobensis:
ATCCTGGTTCCGCTCGCGCTCGTGATGGCGGGTTCGTTCGGGCTCGATCCCCGCGGCCTCGCGCTCCTCGTCGGGATATGCACCTCCAACTCCTTTCTCCTCCCGACGCATCCGGTGAACGCCCTCCTGATGGGGCCCGGGGGCTACCAGACCCGGGACTACATCGTACCCGGGAGCATCATGACGGTCGTCTTCATCCTGATCACCGTCGGCATCGTCTCCCTCCTCTACTTCTGATCTCTCACCTCTCCATGCCCGGGGTAAACCTTTATGGCGCTTTGCGGCGACCGGAGGCTCACCATGGAGCGGGAGTACGACGTCGTCGTCATCGGGACCGGGGTCGCCGGTTCAGACATCGCCTGGCACTGCAGGAAGGCCGGGATGCAGGTAGCTATCGTTGATTCCCGGGAATACGGGGGGACGTGCGCCCTACGAGGCTGTGTCCCCAAGAGGGTGCTTGCCGGTGCCGCGGAGGCGGTTTCCCGTGTCCATAACCTGCAGGGGAACGGCATCCGGGGCGCGGTCTCGATCGACTGGCCGCAACTGGTTGCCTTCGAACGAACCATCACCGGTCACATTCCCCAACGGAAGGAGGAGGGGTTCCGGGGAGCGGGGATCCATACCTACCACGGGGTTGCCCGCTTTGCCGGGCCGGACAGGGTGACGGTCGGCGGTGATACGCTCGTCGCCCGGTACATCGTGGTCGCCGCCGGTGCGCGTGCCCGGCCGCTGAACGTTCCGGGCGAGGATCTGATGACGTCGAGCGACGACTTCTTCTACCTGGAAGCGCTCCCCGAACGGATCGTCTTCGTCGGCGGGGGCTATATCTCGTTTGAGTTCGCCCACGTCGCCGCCGCTGCCGGGTCGGCGGCGACCATCCTGCAGCGGAGCGGCCGGCCCCTCTCGGGGTTCGATCCCGATATCGTCGATCGCCTGCTGCTGGCTTCAGTCGAGGCGGGGATCGACGTGCAGATGCATATGCCGCTCGTCTCGGTCGAGAGGGACGGCGCCGGCCTGCGCGTGCGGGCTGGAAAGGATGGGGAGGAGAAGATCTTCGGTGCCGATATGGTTGTCCACGGCGCGGGCAGGGTCTCCGCGATCGAGGAACTCGACCCCGCCGCGGGGAACGTCGAGACCGACCGCCGGGGGATCGTGGTCGACGACCGTCTCCGGAGCGTCTCGAACCCCGCGGTCTACGTTGCCGGGGACGCGAACCCGCGGAGCCCGCAGCTGACGCCGGTGGCGGTGATGGACGCTCACATCGTCGTCGACAACATCCTGGGCGGCGACGCCCGCGTCGCGGACTACTCCGTCGTCCCGAGCGCCGTCTTCACGTATCCGCCCATCGCCTCCGTCGGGCTCACGGAGGAGAAGGCGAAGGAGAAGGGGATCCCCTATGTCGTCAACGCCGGCGACCTCTCCGGGCGGTTCACAAACCGGGGCATCGGCCAGAAACACGCCGGTTACAAACTTCTGGTCGACGAGGACTCCCGGCTGGTTCTCGGCGCCCACCTCATCGGGCCGCACGTCGAAGAGGTGATCAACATCTTCGCCCTCGCGATCAGACACGGCCTGACGGCGGACGACCTCACGCTCGACGCGATCCCGTGGGCCTACCCGAGCAACACCTACGATATCATCCACATGGTGCATCCGCTGGTGAGGAAGTAAGGTAAGTGATAAACTGGAAGATGATGCGGTTCGACTGATTGGGGATTCTTTGGGATGCCGAAAAGATGGGGGAGTCGGCACCCCCATTTCAGAAAGAAACGGGTTTTTACTGTATTGGGTAGTTTAACATTGCAGGTCTGGAGGTTGGAGTTTTTGGATAATTCTACAAAGAAAGATATGGAGGAAGCACTCGGCGCCATAGTTTCAATGATCAACAAGACTGAGAAAGCAAAAGAAAAATTCGCACAAGGTACTCCTCAGCATACGCTACAAAAGAACAGGCTTCAAGCGCTAAACATAGTTTTATCATTGATATCAAAAGAATTAGCAGAAAGCGATGATCTGGATTATTATTCAAAAGAAAATTTGAAAGAAGCATTTGCGCCAATAACTTCCTTGATTAGTAAATCTGAGAAATCGCAGAAGAAATTAGCACAGGGTACCTGGCAGCATACGATGCTGAGTAATAACCTTAAAGCACTCTATATCGCTTTGCCATTGTTAACGAAGGCATTTAGCGAGATAAGTGCCGAAAAAGAGCAGATAGAATAATACCCGTGTTATAAGCATACTCCTCAAGCAACGAAATTCCAAGTTATCGGCTCATATGGCGCATACAATGATGAAATATCTGGACATTTTGGCAGTCGCAATCACACTTTTAACGCATCCACTGCTCGATAAAACGTGACAAAAAAGATCCCGCCGGGGCACCTCACCCCGGTCCCCTCACTTCACGCGCCGGTGCTCTCTTCGGCCGATTTCTTCGCCGGCTTCTCGGGTTTCACGTAGGTGATGGTGTAGCGCTCCACCACGTGCTCCACCCCCGGCGGGAGGTAAGCCTGCTCCATCGTGAGGCTCCCGAACGGGCAGCCCTCGACGCAGTCGCCGCAGGCGATGCACCGCATGCGGTCGATCTCCCAGACCTTCGCCTCCTTGTCGAGACGGATCGCCTCGCACGGGCACCGTTTCACGCAGAGGTTGCAGGAGCGGCAGGTGGCCGGGTCGAAGACGATGTGCCCCCGGGTGAGGGAGCAGCTCCGTGCCGGCACCGCCGGGTACTGGCGGGTGGCCGGACCGCCTGCAAGGTTCCGGAGAACCGTCTTTGTCATCTGAAAAATTCCCATTCTGTCTTCACCTCTCCATGCAGCCGATGCAGGGGTCGATCGAGAGGACGACGACCGGGACATCCGCGAGCTGGATGCCCGGGAGCATCTTCACGAGCGGCGGGATGTTCGCGAGCGTCGGCGTCCTGATACGGGCCCGGGCAAGGTGCTTGCTCCCGTCGCCCTTGAGGTAGTGGATGACCTCGCCCCGGGGCTGCTCCGCGCGGGAGAAGTACTCGCCGTCGGGCGTCCCCTTGACCTTCACGTCGATGGGTCCTTCGGGCATCTCCTCGATCGCCCGCCGGATCAGGTCGATGGAAGCGTAAACCTCCTTGACCCGAACTGCGCACCGGGCGTAGCAGTCGCCGGTGGTCTCGACGACCGGCTTGAAGCCGAGATCCCCGTAGGCGGCGTAGCCGGTCTCGCGGTGGTCCATCGCGACCCCGCTCCCCCTGGCGGTCGGTCCCGCCGCCCCGAGGTCGTAGGCCTCGTCCTTTGAGATGACCCCGAGTCCCTTGAGACGGTATTTCACCGTATCGTCGTTCAAGAATACGTCGCCGAGATCCCGGCACTGCTGCTCGAAGGGATCGAGTGTCCGGTGCATCTCGTCGAGTTTCTCCTGCCCGATGTCGCGCCTGACCCCGCCGACCTTGCAGGTACCCTGGATGACCCTTCCGCCGGTGGTGTCCTCGAGCACGTCGAGCACGCTCTCCCGGAGTTGCCAGGACCGCATGAAGAGGTTCTCAAAGCCCATCCCGTCGGCAAAGAGCCCGAGCCAGAGGAGGTGGGAGTGGAGACGCGAGCACTCCGACCAGATCGTCCGGAGATAGCGTGCCCGGTCCGGAACCTCGATCTTCATGATATGCTCGACGCCCTGACAGTAACAGAGCGCGTGGATGAAACTGCAGATCCCGCAGATCCGTTCCGCCACGTAGACATACTCGGTATACTCGCGCTTCTGCACGAGACGTTCGAGTCCCCGGTGGATGTAGCCGATCGAGGGGATCGCTTCCACCACCTTCTCGTCCTCGAGAACGAGGTCGAGATGGATCGGCTCCGGCAGCACCGGATGCTGGGGTCCGAACGGCACGATTATGCGTTCTGGCATCGGTCGCCTCCCCTTCTCGTGACGCTGAACGGATATTTTTCATCCGTCCTGAGGAACGTTCCTTTAAAGTCGATATTAATTCCTTTGACCGGAATCCCGAAGGAGTCGTGCATCTCGTTCTCGTAGACGAACGCTCCCCAGTAGATCCCGGAGATGCTCGGAATCTCCGTCTCCGGCCCGACAGTCAGGCGGAGGTTCCTGAACTGGTAGCCTTTATCGAACGAGTAGTTGAGCTCGTAAGACCCGTCGAGATCCGTGCACCCGATCTGGACGAGGCGGTACCCCCCGGCGTGAAGCGCCTCGACCTCTCGCAGGAGATCCTCCAGCGCGATACCGGTGGTAGTCTGCTCTTCGTTAACCGTCATGTGCTCTCACCTGCCTGTTCTGCGTGCTGCTCTTCTTCTCTCGTCTGCGCCGTCCCCGCCATCGCCGCTCGTTTCTTCTCGAGGATCGAAAGCGCGGTTACGACACCGTCGATGATCTGTTCCGGCCTTGCCGCGCATCCCGGAACGTAGACATCCACGGGGATAACCTTGTCGATGCCCCCCACGATGTTGTAACACTCCCGGAATATGCCGCCGGTTGCGGCACAAATGCCAACTGCAATGACGACTTTCGGCTCCGGCATCTGCTCGTAGATGTTCTCGACCACCTCCCGGTTCTGCGTGTTGATTCCGCCGGTGATCAGCAGAATATCTGCGTGCTTCGGGTTCCCGGTGTTGATGATGCCGAACCGCTCCACATCGTAGAGCGGGGTGAGGCATGCAAGCACCTCTATGTCGCACCCGTTGCAGCTGGACGCATCGTAGTGAAGGATCCAGGGTGATCGCTTCAGGAATGCCATGGTACTTATGCACCTCCAGTCATCATATAGCCGAGGATATAGGCGAGGATCGCCAGGTTCGCGATGCCGAGTACTGCCGCGAACCACCCGCTCTTCAGCGCCGCCTGCCACCGAACCCGTGCCGTGACGTTGTCGACGAAGATCTCGGCGAGATACGTGACCACGACCGCGATGATCCCGATCACGGGGTTCCAGGCAAAGAAGAGGTAGACGAACCCGAGGAGGAAGACGTTCTCGTACCAGTGGGCGATCTCGACCTGGGCGAGCGTCGATCCCGAGAACTCCGTCGTTATGCCCTTGACGATCTCCTGGTGCGCGTGGTGCGACGTCGAGATGTCGAAGGGGGACTTCCGAAGTTTGATCGTGAGGATGGTCACGAAGCCGAGGAAGACGCCGGGGAGGTAGAGAATGGCCGGTATGGTCGTCACGGCGATATCGGCGACGTAGAAGCTGTTCGTGATCATGTAGAGTCCGACGGCCGCGAGGATGATCATCGGTTCGTAGGCCATCAGCTGGATCAGTTCGCGCTCGGCCCCGATGTGGCTGTAGGGGGAGTGGACCGCATAGGCCCCGAGCACCAGGAATACGTGGGCGAGCGTGAAGGCGAAGATGATCAGCAACAGGTCCCCTCCCGCGAAGAAGAGCGCGCCGGAGAGGGCGATGAAGATCAGGTAGGCGAGGACGTAGAAGTTCTGCGCCGTCGTGACGACGACGCTCTCCTTCTCGAAGAGTTTGCCTACGTCGTAGAAGGGCTGAAGGAGCGGCGGCCCGACCCGCCCCTGCATCCGCGCGGTGATCTTCCGGTCGACTCCCGCGATGAGGCCGCCGACGACGGGCGCGAGGACGAGGAAGAGGATCGCCCCGATAAGCCAGGTCCAGGTCATAGCGCCACCCCCGCGAGAACCCACGATGCCAGGATCAGGATGGTGCAGACCACTGCTCCCGGAAGGAAGAGTTTGGCCTCGCCGAAGTACTCGGTGAGGTAGTAGTTCCGCGTCTGAGCCTCCTGTGTCCGGCCGAGCGATCCGCTGAAGTGCAGATCCGGCGTGGCGGTTCTCCCGCCCATGTAGGCGGGGAGACTCTTTGCGCTCCTCCTGAAGAGGAGGAACGAGACCGGGAGGACGAGGAGGAGTGCCATCATCAGGAGCATGATGGCGACGTTCGCCTGCGCCATGAGCGCCGTGACCCCGTAGATGGCAAGGACGTACGGCTCGATCAGTACCGAGGAGATGACCGGGAAGAGGAGAACGGCCGCTATCACGAGGCCGGTGATGATGTAGAGGGGGGCCCAGGGCTCCTCGAAGAACCCTTTCTCCACCCGCTCCTGGTTTCTGGTGACCGCGACGAGTTTGCCCATCCACTTCGCCCAGAAGAAGACCGTGACGGCGCTTCCGTAGGCGAGGATGGCGATGAAGACGATGCCGAAGGGAACCTGGACGAACGCTTCGATCGCCGCCCACTTGGAGATCAGCATACCAAAGGGTGCAAGGAACATCCCGGCGATGCCGATGAACATCATCACGGCCATCCTGGGCATCCGGACGATCAGGCCCTCCATGTCCTCGATGTCGCGGCTCCCGATCCGGTGCTCGATCGCCCCGGTTCCGAGGAAGAGGAGCGCCTTTGCGACGGCGTGGAAGATGATCAGGAGGATCGCTGCCCAGACGAGCATGTAGGTTCCGACACCCGCACAGGCGGCTATCAG
This window contains:
- a CDS encoding NADH-quinone oxidoreductase subunit B family protein; protein product: MAFLKRSPWILHYDASSCNGCDIEVLACLTPLYDVERFGIINTGNPKHADILLITGGINTQNREVVENIYEQMPEPKVVIAVGICAATGGIFRECYNIVGGIDKVIPVDVYVPGCAARPEQIIDGVVTALSILEKKRAAMAGTAQTREEEQHAEQAGEST
- a CDS encoding 4Fe-4S binding protein, whose protein sequence is MGIFQMTKTVLRNLAGGPATRQYPAVPARSCSLTRGHIVFDPATCRSCNLCVKRCPCEAIRLDKEAKVWEIDRMRCIACGDCVEGCPFGSLTMEQAYLPPGVEHVVERYTITYVKPEKPAKKSAEESTGA
- a CDS encoding dihydrolipoyl dehydrogenase family protein codes for the protein MALCGDRRLTMEREYDVVVIGTGVAGSDIAWHCRKAGMQVAIVDSREYGGTCALRGCVPKRVLAGAAEAVSRVHNLQGNGIRGAVSIDWPQLVAFERTITGHIPQRKEEGFRGAGIHTYHGVARFAGPDRVTVGGDTLVARYIVVAAGARARPLNVPGEDLMTSSDDFFYLEALPERIVFVGGGYISFEFAHVAAAAGSAATILQRSGRPLSGFDPDIVDRLLLASVEAGIDVQMHMPLVSVERDGAGLRVRAGKDGEEKIFGADMVVHGAGRVSAIEELDPAAGNVETDRRGIVVDDRLRSVSNPAVYVAGDANPRSPQLTPVAVMDAHIVVDNILGGDARVADYSVVPSAVFTYPPIASVGLTEEKAKEKGIPYVVNAGDLSGRFTNRGIGQKHAGYKLLVDEDSRLVLGAHLIGPHVEEVINIFALAIRHGLTADDLTLDAIPWAYPSNTYDIIHMVHPLVRK
- a CDS encoding hydrogenase large subunit codes for the protein MPERIIVPFGPQHPVLPEPIHLDLVLEDEKVVEAIPSIGYIHRGLERLVQKREYTEYVYVAERICGICSFIHALCYCQGVEHIMKIEVPDRARYLRTIWSECSRLHSHLLWLGLFADGMGFENLFMRSWQLRESVLDVLEDTTGGRVIQGTCKVGGVRRDIGQEKLDEMHRTLDPFEQQCRDLGDVFLNDDTVKYRLKGLGVISKDEAYDLGAAGPTARGSGVAMDHRETGYAAYGDLGFKPVVETTGDCYARCAVRVKEVYASIDLIRRAIEEMPEGPIDVKVKGTPDGEYFSRAEQPRGEVIHYLKGDGSKHLARARIRTPTLANIPPLVKMLPGIQLADVPVVVLSIDPCIGCMER
- a CDS encoding NADH-quinone oxidoreductase subunit C; this translates as MTVNEEQTTTGIALEDLLREVEALHAGGYRLVQIGCTDLDGSYELNYSFDKGYQFRNLRLTVGPETEIPSISGIYWGAFVYENEMHDSFGIPVKGINIDFKGTFLRTDEKYPFSVTRRGGDRCQNA
- a CDS encoding respiratory chain complex I subunit 1 family protein, encoding MTWTWLIGAILFLVLAPVVGGLIAGVDRKITARMQGRVGPPLLQPFYDVGKLFEKESVVVTTAQNFYVLAYLIFIALSGALFFAGGDLLLIIFAFTLAHVFLVLGAYAVHSPYSHIGAERELIQLMAYEPMIILAAVGLYMITNSFYVADIAVTTIPAILYLPGVFLGFVTILTIKLRKSPFDISTSHHAHQEIVKGITTEFSGSTLAQVEIAHWYENVFLLGFVYLFFAWNPVIGIIAVVVTYLAEIFVDNVTARVRWQAALKSGWFAAVLGIANLAILAYILGYMMTGGA